The DNA segment GTCTTGCATGGGTTGTACACATATTCATATTGTTAATTGGTAATTATTATGTTGTCTCTAATCAATTGgtagattttgtaattttaaagtACTTAGCTTTTATTAATTAGAATTAAAAGTTccataattgtttttttaatgcTGAAATAATTAAGCAACGAATATGTCTCGATTCAATTTCAGAGGATGTTTggctaattttattaaaaatagcttataagctgttagaacttattttaaaaataagttgttgaAGTGGttgggtaaacttattttaaataacttaaatatgttgatatgtttagtattataagatatttttatcgtcaaaattacaaaaaagagtataattctatgaaaataatgtttagagttatacatatactaaaatatttttagaatagacctatattaaaaaaataaaattgttttaatattttactttagaaaaatttatgtgatttgaaattttttaaaataatatttaatatttaatgagtgaaagatatgatggagatttattcaaatattcaaggatattttagaaagataaaatattaaaataatatctttttgaaaaaagtatatccctacttttttaaaaacagtttataagctgtcaaataacttattttaaaagcttataagatatttttaaaattttttaccaAACAAATTTGTGGATCTTATAAGTTATTTTGAAGAGCTTATAATCTCAATATATCTTTTGCCTCAATATATCTTTTGCATGACGGATGGCTGATATATGATATGATGATATTAAATCAACAAACCTTAACACATACACGGCGGGATTCCGCACTATACTTTGGATCAAAGTATCTGCGTGTCTCCATCAAGCCTTTCCACGTAGGACCCTAAACGTTGTCGTACACCATACATCACACACGGAAACACCAAATTACCACTGTATTGTCAATTAATCCTTTTCttttttctgaagaaattaaaatacatatttttttactaCTATTGTTCATGGAGTAAAAAGGAAAATTTCATGTtttaaaaaaggaaaattttaGGCATAGAAATAATGCAATATAACAAGACATTATTTGGTTCGTAGGAGTCAACACATGCcaatatatatgaaaaaaataattatttataattgtaAAATTTGAACACCGATGGAACAAAAATGTACAATGaactaatattttataattctCATCAAATGATGTTGATTTATTTTCCaatgaatgaattatattatatataatgaaatattgttttgaatatttttgaaaaatacacTCATAAATGTATTCTATTTAAATCTGCCAAAAATTTAATACCCCAATAAACAATTTGCGGTACTTCCTTTCCACGGTAAGTCGGTAACTTGCACCTCATGTACAAATTAGACAGCTGGATGTACAATCCGGAATTAAATTTTCTGCTTGCTGAGAATATATTTGAATCAGATCATCACAGTATCAGCGAGACGGATGTACAGTAATACATCttaaataacaaataataattttcataaattatatcaaataaGATATTTATATaagttttcttcaaaaaaaaaaaaaaaagatatttatATAAgtgattattataatttttccgCAACCCACAGCCCACAGGCCACAGTACACGACAGTTATGCTCCCAAATCTTTCCCCCACCCCACCACCCATGCCATGCGGCCACCCCAAGTcgtataaatatttttagccGGATTTCGTAACGGTCATATTAccgtctctctctctctctctccccAAAACCACTCATTAATCCTACTCTACTTTCTCTCTCTACTCAATTCCCCATCTCACACACGCTTCCTGCACCGGAATCAGCTGTGTTTCTGTTGAAACTAGGGTTCGGAAGGGGTGTGAGGTTTCCCGGACGATGTGTAATGGTAACCGCCGTAACATCGAATCCTAAGCTACGTTCCTCGGAGAACGAGAAGCGGCCGCCGTTGCTTCCCTCGGATTCTGACAATGCGCCGCCGCGGCGTCCCAAAGGACGGGAAGTTAGCTCCCGCTACCTGTCTCTCTCGATTTCGTCTTTCAACTCTTCCAATTCCTCCAACACCACTTCTTCATCTAACACCTCGGGATCATGGTCTTCCTCGATTTCTTCGAGGAGATCGCAGTCTCCCATGGTCAGCAGCAGAGCTGCGGTCACGACGCCGAAGAGCTCCGTTAAGGACAGGGCGGTGTCTGCGGAGAGGCGGCGACCGGTGGTTGCGGCAGCGGCGACACCGTCTAATGCGGAGAGGATGTTAATGGCGTCCAGGCGTAGCTTATCGGTGTCATTTCAGGGTGAGTCGTATTCATTGCCTGTGAGTAAGGCGAAGCCGCCTCCAACCTCGGTGGGAACCACCGGCGGTTTGAGGAAAGGTACTCCGGAGCGGAGGAAAGCGGGGGTCACACCACTTAGAGATAGACGAGAGAGGGACGTAGAGAATTCGAGGCCGAGTGAAAAGCCGAAGCAGCTATGGCCGGGTAGATTACGTGTGGAGAATTCGAGTTTTCTGAGTCGGAGTTTAGATTACGGTTCTGAGAGAGCGAAGTTGAGTGAGTCGGGGGCTGGGTTCAAGGAATTGAGAAAATCTGTGGCTGATCCATTGCGTTCAGATTGTGAGAGTGTCTCATCGGAGAGTAGTGCTGGTGGGAGTACGATTCGGGTGAGAGGAGAGCCGCGTGGAATTGTTGTCCCAGCAAACTTTTGGCAAGAGGCAAATACATTGTGCCATAAAGTACAAGATCCTGCATCACCTGTATCAAATAATGCTTTTAACAGAGCAGCTGGTTCCTCAAAACTAAGCGTTGCAAAGAAATTTCTAAACGACAGTCCGGTATCATCCCCCCGGGGCATTTTTTCCGGTAAGGGATTATCTCCTCTTCGAGCGGGGGCAAGGGCGGCATCACCAAGCAAGGGCTTGGGTTCATCAACTGGTAGTCTACTGAGGGGTATGGCTAGTCCTACAAGATGTAGAAGTGGAATGGGTATTTCTGTGAATGATGACAAACCCTGCTCTACGCCATGGATGTTGAGTTCCGCTGCTGATCTCGGGAGAGGGAAGTCTTGGGAGAATCGAATTGATGATGCCCACGAGCTGAGATTACTGTATAACCGTCAGTTACAGTGGCGATTAGCAAATGCAAGGCTAGAGAACACCCTTTTGGTACAAAAACATACGGCAGAGGTACCAATTTGTCCcaaattttttgaattatgATTGAGTTACCACTTACCAGTGCAAATTAGTGATCAATTAGTCTGATGAAAGAAGCCAGAGTATTTTTATGCTTAAGAAGTAAATATAGCCAGTGACTTCATACTTGCTATTTCAAACAGAAGTTTATCATGTTGCTAGCAGCAAAGTCATCTTTGATTACCTTCGAGTGAACATTCAAAATGTAATTCTTTGAAGAAATTATACAATAGCTAATTTATGTTGTTTTATGTGATACCAGTTAAAACTACTTGTGTAGCTTATTGTTCCATAACTGGCACATGTACTGGTAAAAGGAAGGATAAAAATATGTTGGGTCATTTATATTAGAGGCACTTTTCGTCTTAATGTCGAAGTTTAGGTAtattgatttgaataaaaagagctctttttatgaaaaatatatgTCTGCATGTATTTGCATCTATATTCATCTTTAATATTAAAGAGCTGCCCAACTGAAGCTCGTAGTGCCCAAAGTTTGCGAAAAGTTCTTTTTCACCTTTTCCTAAATAATCCACTCTTGCACATGAGACTCATTGCACACGTTAATTTACTTTCAATTATGATATGGAGTGATGCTTTTAACGCACGACGACAAGAAACCTGATTGtgctatttttttatttgtaattgtTACTTAATGTCGTGATGCCTCACCCTACCGAAATCCCAAACAATGTGACCAATCTGTTACTCACCATGGACTTATCTTAGTTAGCAAGTGAagatgaatattttaaatttggatATCACACTTGTAAACTTCTTAGACATTGGTTAAATTGTAACATACTTAACAAAGCTAAGATATttgaattttgtgaatgaggTCTCCTTGCCGGCAAAATGGCTAAGACGAATCAGCGAATGATATGGAGCCTAAACATGCTAATAGACCAAtgttaaataaatataacaattttataaataattctGAAAGAGTAGATTCCTCGCAACCGATAGAGAAAGATAGAGAAAACTAAGGAGAACTCTGAATTCTTTACGGTTTAGAAAAACTTCCAAATTGTTTTAAATACCATTTAAAacaaatcatacaaatttctATGTTCTAGCCAAACCCTCGAGCCGTAGTCTTTAGACTCCTGacacttatctttcttcttagGCTCCTTAACTAAATTTGCCTTCTCGACTGCTCatctaaaatattaaatatatatttcatggCTAATGGTGTGTTACCAACTCAGCACGCACAATTATCAGATAATAACAGATATAATACGGACATTTTACTGCATTGTATGATTTGCAGAAACGAGTCGAACAGAAAGGAAATAGGTCTGTTATCTTAGGTTGGAACATACATTAACCTGTCATTGGGCTCGGAGCTCCTTTTTCACGTACTTAATTTATCTTGCTTGGTTACCACAATGTTTCTTGTTATTAGAACTAGGGTTTAAAGCACAATGatacttcaaaatttaaaatgtaTTCTTTACAATGTCTCATCTGGAACAAAGAGTGGCTATAATCGTAAAGAAATATACATTTTGAAAGTTATTTCACAGCCCTTGATGTAGAACTTTTGCGGAAACTTAAGTGCCAGCTAGTATTCTTTATTTGGGTAAAGTATGTTCATCCCGCCATATTACTTGAAGTTCATCGTTGAAATGGAAAGATGACTTATACTGCCCCTCTGATGAGAAATCATCTCTGTCTCTTCAATTTCTACTTTAAGAAGTGCTTAATAAAAATGTTACCATTTTCCTTCAATTGTATACACGTCTagtattaaatttcaaattttctgtATTTAACTACATATTAAATGAAAGATGGTAATTTTGTTGAAAGGAACCATAGTAATATTTTGTGAAATGCAGGCTTGGAAATGaacatttttttaattcaatagaCCTACTCGATGTCAATTTGAATTGAAACAAATATGGTGTACACATTAGGTGTTTAAAAAAGTTACAGGTATCTGACTGCTGGTCTGTGAGCTGTGGTTTCTGGTTGATTTGAAGTGCCTCTCAGATGAAATTTTGCTATGAATAACATTTTGCACTTGGAAATAGTTGTCATTTAACTTTATTCTTAATGATTGTTGATGGTGCACAAGTTCATAATTGCTCTGTCTGCTAACATGTGGCCTTTTAGTTGAATGATAGATTTGTCACCGCAATTAACTGATGCTTAACTTTACAAGCATTATCCTATTTACCTGACACAAGATTTTGTGCGCTTTTATTTGTTACTTGTTGGTTTCTTTTATTAGATTATGAAAAAATTGTTTTCACTTGTATCCTTTCTTTACTTGCCCAGAGAAACCTTTACAATGCTTGGGTGAGTACCTCAAAATTGCGGCTCTCTGTTAAGTCCAAGAGAATTGAGCTACTATTGTTGAGACATAATCTGAAGATTTATTCTATCTTCAAGGAACAGGTCAGACTTTATTCTTTCGTGTAGTTACTTGTCCCAGGACTATTTCAGAGGTTGGCATTAAAATGTGTTTGCTATTCAGATTCTTTTCGGCGAGTGGTTTTCTgtggaaaatcattttttaacatcTTGTCCTTTCTATGAATTCTGAAAACCACAATGTTTAAGGTCTAAGTTAATATGTTcatcaaattttcaaattagtTTCCATGAGATGATTTTTGGAGTCAAATTTGTATTTGATCATGTTGCAAATATCATCTTTCAGTCCTTTCATTGTGTGAAATGACTCCACGTGTATTCTTTTTATCTTGTGATGAGTATTCAAGAGTTGTGGTTTGCCGAAACCATGTTTTCGCATTCATGAATTTGTTGATGACAGGAGCCACACTTGGAGAACTGGTGTCTGTTCGAGAGAGATCACCTGAATTCAGTGTCTGGTGCTATTGTTGCGTTGGAAGCTAGCACCATCCGTCTCCCTGTTGTTGGTGGAGTGAGGGTGTGTTTGTCTTTCCCAATTAGTAAcaataaatttgtttaaaaacaaaaacaaaaaacaataaatttgGTGCCTTGTGCAAATTTATCATTATGGAATGTTTTTTTTTGAGCAAATCATTATGGAATGTTGCGGGGCCTTATCACCCAGTTATTTTCAACATGTTCAGGCGGATGTTCACAGGGTGCGAGAGGCTATCGCTTCAGCTGTTGACCTTATGCAAGCAATGGCGTCTTCAATACAGCCTTCACTATCACAagtaatttattaattttgaaaCAATACCATTACAGTAACTTTGCAGCCATATGCCAGGCTTCTTCGGGAAGTTATTAACTGGTCttcaaattatttttgtaaCATGTTGTTTTCGAAATTATATGTATCAATTTTTTCTTGGTTACTGCAGTAATTTGTGATAGAACAATGTGTGTTTTGCTTTTAAAGTTTTTGTGGAGTGTATTCTCTGGAAACGCCTTTTCACTGGAAATAACCTTTTGCGTTCACAGGTGGAGCAGATGAACTCACTGGTCTCAGAACTTTCTAATCTAAGCGCGAGGGAACGCAGTTTACTCCAGGAATGCGAAGAATTTTTATCAACAACCTTCATACCCTTGCAGGTGAACAAAATTCCCTCACTCAAACAATCAACACAAAATCAGTTTTCAAATTAAGTCTCTGTTTACTCGTTTTTTAAGCAAGTGTCTGGGTGGTTTCCTCATGACGCTTCGTGGGAACTATACCAAGAGATATTTGGTTCATTGGTTAATCTTAGGTCTTCCACatacaaatttttttgtttgtatttataggaaaagaaaagagaattcctttttttaaaaaaaatgtactGCAGCCTCATTATTGAATCCCCTGCAGTTGCTTTAAAGTTATTTGGCCTCACTCAGTATTTGGCGACAGAGGCCAAAATTGGGCCGGTTCACAATCAAATTTACACGGAAAAATAAGTCGGTCAGACTCCGGTGAGCTGATCGACAGATTCtcaattgtttatttttttaatttatttttgtctttcactaatttttctgaaaaaaattaaaatattttcccGGATTTGTTATATACTGCAATAATTTGGGGAAAGAATCTCCCCTTCCACTCAGTCCAAACAAAAGTTTTCTTGCATTTTAACGCTGAGTTATCATCCCAGGTGATGCATTGTCACCTGAAGACAAATGCATTGCAAGTTCAACATTTACCTAAGTCGACAAGCTTGACAAGTAAAGTATGAACAGATTGACCTCTTTTTAATTGCTCACACGAAGCGCTAACATCAGAGGTGGTGGCCACAACAACTATGGTAAACTgttgttcttttttttaaagatcGCTCTAGATGCCTGTTTTCTTCATGATTAGTAGAAATTAGCAGCTCCAATAGGTTAAATTTTTGTGGGATAAAAAATGGTAGGACAAGTTCTTTGATCAGTCCTCTAGATTGTATATATTTCATGTAAATGTTTCTAGTTTAAATTTCTATCATACAGATATTCTAAAGTAGCCTCTTACTTGAATACCATATCTGATATGATCAAACCGTGTCTGTGCAGTATAATTAGTCACCATATGGTGTGAAAGATGAGATTCAACATCTTTATATCATCCCGCATTTGGCTTAAGTATTACAATAATTagagtttaaaaaaaaactgttTTATTCTTATCTTTCAACTTATCAATTTATCTTACTAGTCGGGCAATGCCCAAAGAGACTACCAATTAATTGCATGTCGGTATATGAAATTTACATGAGATTCAGGGAAAATTTTATGCTGGCAAACGGGCAGTGTCTGTCTGCCAGAATCAACGGCCCTAGATGATGTGCAGATCAATCTGGGCCATTGATCTGCCCTTGGGTAGCCAACCCTAAGGGTAGCATAGACAGATCAATCTGATTTGGACCAATCACAACCTGCCACGTTACTCATGACCCCATGGATAGTATCGACTCAACCTTCATTTGAATCATACGTGGTATTATGTTTCATCTTATATAGGCTGGACTATTGTAGTATGAAATTGATATCTCATCGGTCACTCTATATTATATCACTCACTCACCTCAATTGAATATTAGACTACTTGAGAAAGTTCCATCTATCGTGTCGTTCGGTGCGTGGCACCATGTGGTCCATTTCGGATCtctttacttcgttaatttctaTCTTTTTTTCCATCGCGATTatggatttattttatttaatacaaAACCATGAATGTTATGTTGAGACCAATGTCGTTGTAATGATGCGCCATTTGTGTAAGATAAACATGCTCTAATGGTTGAACAATCATCATAAAAATGACCCTACAAAACGGTTGAAGGATGCAAGTGTGACACATGCGTGCATTTAAACAGGAAATGGGATATGCTGATTGATTCAACCGCTAATATTATTTTAACTTCAATAAATTATGAGAAAGAGGAGAGCCAGCCATTTGTCCTAGGCCAACTTTCGGTATCTATCCCCATATCCAcgtcaaaattttatatatgtcGATTCAAAGATGCTCCGTGTTGGATTATGTTAGCATTTGTAAATTCTTTACCTATGGAATTTTAGTAAAATAAGGTAATAAAGACGTCTCATTTGGTGACAACATTGGTTCGGAATATTTGGActtccaaaaaaatatatatattaaagagAATGATTCATCTACCCACATTCCCAtattataatgtaataaaatagTGGGTCATCGTTTATGACTTGTAATCTATCTTAAATCAAGGTCACAAATTTGTGATGAGATATCTAGTTCAAAATCTAATAATAATAGACTAATTGCGGGTTATTATATATTGAATGAATCATTGAGGCTGTTGATATCACAAATATAAGCCCATATATAGTGAGTCAATTTTCGCATATCGCACACTGGATTTCCAAGAAATTCATTTTAATTTCTATCGTAATTTGGTATTTGCCTTTCCATTAATATCGGAAACATATTAGACCATAAGATTTTGCTTTCACATATACACATTGAAATTCCAAGTAATTCATTCTAAATTCGATAATTCGATCATAATTTTCTAT comes from the Henckelia pumila isolate YLH828 chromosome 1, ASM3356847v2, whole genome shotgun sequence genome and includes:
- the LOC140880028 gene encoding QWRF motif-containing protein 2-like, producing MVTAVTSNPKLRSSENEKRPPLLPSDSDNAPPRRPKGREVSSRYLSLSISSFNSSNSSNTTSSSNTSGSWSSSISSRRSQSPMVSSRAAVTTPKSSVKDRAVSAERRRPVVAAAATPSNAERMLMASRRSLSVSFQGESYSLPVSKAKPPPTSVGTTGGLRKGTPERRKAGVTPLRDRRERDVENSRPSEKPKQLWPGRLRVENSSFLSRSLDYGSERAKLSESGAGFKELRKSVADPLRSDCESVSSESSAGGSTIRVRGEPRGIVVPANFWQEANTLCHKVQDPASPVSNNAFNRAAGSSKLSVAKKFLNDSPVSSPRGIFSGKGLSPLRAGARAASPSKGLGSSTGSLLRGMASPTRCRSGMGISVNDDKPCSTPWMLSSAADLGRGKSWENRIDDAHELRLLYNRQLQWRLANARLENTLLVQKHTAERNLYNAWVSTSKLRLSVKSKRIELLLLRHNLKIYSIFKEQEPHLENWCLFERDHLNSVSGAIVALEASTIRLPVVGGVRADVHRVREAIASAVDLMQAMASSIQPSLSQVEQMNSLVSELSNLSARERSLLQECEEFLSTTFIPLQVMHCHLKTNALQVQHLPKSTSLTSKV